From the Ciona intestinalis chromosome 2, KH, whole genome shotgun sequence genome, one window contains:
- the LOC100185382 gene encoding RING finger protein 219 isoform X2, whose translation MSGGKVAVSSVSFTLPLSCQICLGKVREPVTCSNQHVFCSSCMNVWLDRNSRCPSCRVEISPQSPVKRIIGGAIEGGSTSSVSRVTSRELRRARYELILKEYEDEVQQLESGNEKLERENNLLKEQLQSLKQVKMERNTGDEYFTYPKSCKRCAGIKDVDVLLDMTKKLQDATKTYSKTKKELTEVKKINEVLLKSNDDLKRTNLRIREEVAVRSPMKFSRLTVAALESRLEASEKQVTQLQKALQKNDHYTEQLENEVANLKSDKKKEKVDEKQLHNPILVSILNEPQTESCSSLETTRTTNTPSSKLKSLTLVTPEHKNVVASDADTTLYDSENLSQQENSMFSFSTDKSTTIRRLKFESTNEASLTQQTKCKNTDLLTIKDAYDLALDLSQTWSDEPTENSPLDGMSDNGFMLSTNPPLTLNESVNSASQSSIDDEILQSWEAPNGAMMKTTIDAGGSRITMSHLSESEKDAFSRPSSAPSRTFLLSGSKFSALRPLDSASHSNSNDFQPVKCISPLHGYSKLTKENASPLQLVSPDEVVSPKNWVSNEVEEPNRRELLSRVNILKRNTSLTKQTSCTNNFAQTSVGENRRKQKLSQKRTGEVLIQDVLKSPKF comes from the exons ATGTCTGGCGGGAAAGTTGCCGTTTCTTCTGTGTCGTTTACGTTGCCGCTCTCATGCCAGATTTGCCTCGGCAAG GTCAGAGAGCCTGTGACATGCTCAAACCAACACGTTTTCTGCAGTTCTTGTATGAATGTTTGGCTCGATAGAAATAGTAGATGCCCAAGTTGTCGAGTTGAAATATCGCCACAAAGTCCTGTAAAACGTATTATAG gAGGAGCTATTGAAGGTGGCAGTACTTCATCTGTGTCTCGTGTCACATCCAGGGAGCTACGAAGAGCAAGATATGAACTGATACTTAAGGAATATGAG GATGAAGTGCAACAACTCGAAAGTGGAAACGAAAAATTAGAACGTGAAAATAATCTTCTAAAGGAGCAGTTGCAGTCGCTTAAACAAGTTAAGATGGAAAGAAACACTGGAGACGAATATTTTACCTACCCTAAGTCTTGTAAACGATGTGCTGGTATTAAGGATGTTGATGTGTTGCTTGATATGACAAAGAAACTACAAGACGCGACCAAAACTTACAGCAAAACTAAAAAGGAATTAACTGAAGTAAAAAAG ATCAATGAAGTTTTGTTGAAGTCAAACGATGATTTAAAACGAACAAATCTACGAATAAGAGAAGAAGTTGCAGTTAGATCACCAATGAA aTTTAGTCGTCTGACGGTGGCAGCTTTGGAATCTCGCTTGGAAGCATCAGAGAAACAAGTTACTCAACTACAGAAAGCTTTGCAGAAGAACGATCACTACACAGAGCAGTTGGAAAATGAGGTGGCCAACCTCAAATCtgataaaaagaaagaaaaagttgACGAGAAGCAGCTACACAACCCAATTTTGGTTTCCATTTTAAATGAGCCACAAACTGAATCCTGTTCTTCTTTGGAAACAACACGAACAACAAATACTCCATCTTCTAAACTAAAGAGTCTAACTCTTGTTACGCCTGAACACAAAAATGTGGTTGCATCAGATGCTGATACCACCCTGTATGATTCTGAGAATCTATCACAACAGGAAAACAgcatgttttctttttcaacTGACAAGTCAACAACAATTCGAAGACTGAAGTTTGAAAGCACCAACGAAGCCTCTTTAACACAGCAAACCAAGTGCAAAAACA ctGACCTTTTGACCATTAAAGATGCTTACGACCTTGCGTTAGACTTGTCACAAACCTGGTCTGATGAACCAACTGAAAACTCACCATTAGATGGCATGTCTGACAATGGTTTCATGCTTTCCACCAACCCCCCACTAACACTGAACGAATCAGTCAACTCTGCATCACAATCCAGCATAGATGATGAAATCCTGCAAAGCTGGGAAGCTCCAAATG GAGCCATGATGAAAACCACCATAGATGCGGGCGGATCACGCATCACCATGTCTCATCTAAGCGAGTCTGAAAAAGATGCTTTTTCCCGACCAAGCTCCGCTCCCAGCCGGACTTTCCTCCTCAGCGGATCAAAATTCTCTGCTCTTCGTCCTCTTGATTCTGCAAGTCATTCAAACTCCAATGATTTTCAACCAGTCAAGTG CATTTCACCTTTACATGGATACTCAAAACTAACGAAAGAAAATGC AAGTCCATTGCAGTTAGTATCCCCAGATGAAGTGGTTAGTCCGAAAAACTGGGTTTCCAATGAAG TGGAGGAGCCAAACAGAAGAGAACTTTTGTCGAGGGTGAATATTCTGAAACGTAACACTTCGTTAACGAAG CAAACATCTTGCACCAACAATTTTGCACAAACCAGTGTGGGGGAAAACCGTCGAAAGCAGAAACTATCACAGAAACGGACGGGTGAAGTTCTCATTCAAGATGTATTAAAGTCAcccaagttttaa
- the LOC100185382 gene encoding RING finger protein 219 isoform X1, translated as MSGGKVAVSSVSFTLPLSCQICLGKVREPVTCSNQHVFCSSCMNVWLDRNSRCPSCRVEISPQSPVKRIIGGAIEGGSTSSVSRVTSRELRRARYELILKEYEDEVQQLESGNEKLERENNLLKEQLQSLKQVKMERNTGDEYFTYPKSCKRCAGIKDVDVLLDMTKKLQDATKTYSKTKKELTEVKKINEVLLKSNDDLKRTNLRIREEVAVRSPMKFSRLTVAALESRLEASEKQVTQLQKALQKNDHYTEQLENEVANLKSDKKKEKVDEKQLHNPILVSILNEPQTESCSSLETTRTTNTPSSKLKSLTLVTPEHKNVVASDADTTLYDSENLSQQENSMFSFSTDKSTTIRRLKFESTNEASLTQQTKCKNTDLLTIKDAYDLALDLSQTWSDEPTENSPLDGMSDNGFMLSTNPPLTLNESVNSASQSSIDDEILQSWEAPNGAMMKTTIDAGGSRITMSHLSESEKDAFSRPSSAPSRTFLLSGSKFSALRPLDSASHSNSNDFQPVKCISPLHGYSKLTKENARSPLQLVSPDEVVSPKNWVSNEVEEPNRRELLSRVNILKRNTSLTKQTSCTNNFAQTSVGENRRKQKLSQKRTGEVLIQDVLKSPKF; from the exons ATGTCTGGCGGGAAAGTTGCCGTTTCTTCTGTGTCGTTTACGTTGCCGCTCTCATGCCAGATTTGCCTCGGCAAG GTCAGAGAGCCTGTGACATGCTCAAACCAACACGTTTTCTGCAGTTCTTGTATGAATGTTTGGCTCGATAGAAATAGTAGATGCCCAAGTTGTCGAGTTGAAATATCGCCACAAAGTCCTGTAAAACGTATTATAG gAGGAGCTATTGAAGGTGGCAGTACTTCATCTGTGTCTCGTGTCACATCCAGGGAGCTACGAAGAGCAAGATATGAACTGATACTTAAGGAATATGAG GATGAAGTGCAACAACTCGAAAGTGGAAACGAAAAATTAGAACGTGAAAATAATCTTCTAAAGGAGCAGTTGCAGTCGCTTAAACAAGTTAAGATGGAAAGAAACACTGGAGACGAATATTTTACCTACCCTAAGTCTTGTAAACGATGTGCTGGTATTAAGGATGTTGATGTGTTGCTTGATATGACAAAGAAACTACAAGACGCGACCAAAACTTACAGCAAAACTAAAAAGGAATTAACTGAAGTAAAAAAG ATCAATGAAGTTTTGTTGAAGTCAAACGATGATTTAAAACGAACAAATCTACGAATAAGAGAAGAAGTTGCAGTTAGATCACCAATGAA aTTTAGTCGTCTGACGGTGGCAGCTTTGGAATCTCGCTTGGAAGCATCAGAGAAACAAGTTACTCAACTACAGAAAGCTTTGCAGAAGAACGATCACTACACAGAGCAGTTGGAAAATGAGGTGGCCAACCTCAAATCtgataaaaagaaagaaaaagttgACGAGAAGCAGCTACACAACCCAATTTTGGTTTCCATTTTAAATGAGCCACAAACTGAATCCTGTTCTTCTTTGGAAACAACACGAACAACAAATACTCCATCTTCTAAACTAAAGAGTCTAACTCTTGTTACGCCTGAACACAAAAATGTGGTTGCATCAGATGCTGATACCACCCTGTATGATTCTGAGAATCTATCACAACAGGAAAACAgcatgttttctttttcaacTGACAAGTCAACAACAATTCGAAGACTGAAGTTTGAAAGCACCAACGAAGCCTCTTTAACACAGCAAACCAAGTGCAAAAACA ctGACCTTTTGACCATTAAAGATGCTTACGACCTTGCGTTAGACTTGTCACAAACCTGGTCTGATGAACCAACTGAAAACTCACCATTAGATGGCATGTCTGACAATGGTTTCATGCTTTCCACCAACCCCCCACTAACACTGAACGAATCAGTCAACTCTGCATCACAATCCAGCATAGATGATGAAATCCTGCAAAGCTGGGAAGCTCCAAATG GAGCCATGATGAAAACCACCATAGATGCGGGCGGATCACGCATCACCATGTCTCATCTAAGCGAGTCTGAAAAAGATGCTTTTTCCCGACCAAGCTCCGCTCCCAGCCGGACTTTCCTCCTCAGCGGATCAAAATTCTCTGCTCTTCGTCCTCTTGATTCTGCAAGTCATTCAAACTCCAATGATTTTCAACCAGTCAAGTG CATTTCACCTTTACATGGATACTCAAAACTAACGAAAGAAAATGC AAGAAGTCCATTGCAGTTAGTATCCCCAGATGAAGTGGTTAGTCCGAAAAACTGGGTTTCCAATGAAG TGGAGGAGCCAAACAGAAGAGAACTTTTGTCGAGGGTGAATATTCTGAAACGTAACACTTCGTTAACGAAG CAAACATCTTGCACCAACAATTTTGCACAAACCAGTGTGGGGGAAAACCGTCGAAAGCAGAAACTATCACAGAAACGGACGGGTGAAGTTCTCATTCAAGATGTATTAAAGTCAcccaagttttaa
- the LOC100185382 gene encoding RING finger protein 219 isoform X3, with translation MSGGKVAVSSVSFTLPLSCQICLGKVREPVTCSNQHVFCSSCMNVWLDRNSRCPSCRVEISPQSPVKRIIGGAIEGGSTSSVSRVTSRELRRARYELILKEYEDEVQQLESGNEKLERENNLLKEQLQSLKQVKMERNTGDEYFTYPKSCKRCAGIKDVDVLLDMTKKLQDATKTYSKTKKELTEVKKINEVLLKSNDDLKRTNLRIREEVAVRSPMKFSRLTVAALESRLEASEKQVTQLQKALQKNDHYTEQLENEVANLKSDKKKEKVDEKQLHNPILVSILNEPQTESCSSLETTRTTNTPSSKLKSLTLVTPEHKNVVASDADTTLYDSENLSQQENSMFSFSTDKSTTIRRLKFESTNEASLTQQTKCKNNAYDLALDLSQTWSDEPTENSPLDGMSDNGFMLSTNPPLTLNESVNSASQSSIDDEILQSWEAPNGAMMKTTIDAGGSRITMSHLSESEKDAFSRPSSAPSRTFLLSGSKFSALRPLDSASHSNSNDFQPVKCISPLHGYSKLTKENARSPLQLVSPDEVVSPKNWVSNEVEEPNRRELLSRVNILKRNTSLTKQTSCTNNFAQTSVGENRRKQKLSQKRTGEVLIQDVLKSPKF, from the exons ATGTCTGGCGGGAAAGTTGCCGTTTCTTCTGTGTCGTTTACGTTGCCGCTCTCATGCCAGATTTGCCTCGGCAAG GTCAGAGAGCCTGTGACATGCTCAAACCAACACGTTTTCTGCAGTTCTTGTATGAATGTTTGGCTCGATAGAAATAGTAGATGCCCAAGTTGTCGAGTTGAAATATCGCCACAAAGTCCTGTAAAACGTATTATAG gAGGAGCTATTGAAGGTGGCAGTACTTCATCTGTGTCTCGTGTCACATCCAGGGAGCTACGAAGAGCAAGATATGAACTGATACTTAAGGAATATGAG GATGAAGTGCAACAACTCGAAAGTGGAAACGAAAAATTAGAACGTGAAAATAATCTTCTAAAGGAGCAGTTGCAGTCGCTTAAACAAGTTAAGATGGAAAGAAACACTGGAGACGAATATTTTACCTACCCTAAGTCTTGTAAACGATGTGCTGGTATTAAGGATGTTGATGTGTTGCTTGATATGACAAAGAAACTACAAGACGCGACCAAAACTTACAGCAAAACTAAAAAGGAATTAACTGAAGTAAAAAAG ATCAATGAAGTTTTGTTGAAGTCAAACGATGATTTAAAACGAACAAATCTACGAATAAGAGAAGAAGTTGCAGTTAGATCACCAATGAA aTTTAGTCGTCTGACGGTGGCAGCTTTGGAATCTCGCTTGGAAGCATCAGAGAAACAAGTTACTCAACTACAGAAAGCTTTGCAGAAGAACGATCACTACACAGAGCAGTTGGAAAATGAGGTGGCCAACCTCAAATCtgataaaaagaaagaaaaagttgACGAGAAGCAGCTACACAACCCAATTTTGGTTTCCATTTTAAATGAGCCACAAACTGAATCCTGTTCTTCTTTGGAAACAACACGAACAACAAATACTCCATCTTCTAAACTAAAGAGTCTAACTCTTGTTACGCCTGAACACAAAAATGTGGTTGCATCAGATGCTGATACCACCCTGTATGATTCTGAGAATCTATCACAACAGGAAAACAgcatgttttctttttcaacTGACAAGTCAACAACAATTCGAAGACTGAAGTTTGAAAGCACCAACGAAGCCTCTTTAACACAGCAAACCAAGTGCAAAAACA ATGCTTACGACCTTGCGTTAGACTTGTCACAAACCTGGTCTGATGAACCAACTGAAAACTCACCATTAGATGGCATGTCTGACAATGGTTTCATGCTTTCCACCAACCCCCCACTAACACTGAACGAATCAGTCAACTCTGCATCACAATCCAGCATAGATGATGAAATCCTGCAAAGCTGGGAAGCTCCAAATG GAGCCATGATGAAAACCACCATAGATGCGGGCGGATCACGCATCACCATGTCTCATCTAAGCGAGTCTGAAAAAGATGCTTTTTCCCGACCAAGCTCCGCTCCCAGCCGGACTTTCCTCCTCAGCGGATCAAAATTCTCTGCTCTTCGTCCTCTTGATTCTGCAAGTCATTCAAACTCCAATGATTTTCAACCAGTCAAGTG CATTTCACCTTTACATGGATACTCAAAACTAACGAAAGAAAATGC AAGAAGTCCATTGCAGTTAGTATCCCCAGATGAAGTGGTTAGTCCGAAAAACTGGGTTTCCAATGAAG TGGAGGAGCCAAACAGAAGAGAACTTTTGTCGAGGGTGAATATTCTGAAACGTAACACTTCGTTAACGAAG CAAACATCTTGCACCAACAATTTTGCACAAACCAGTGTGGGGGAAAACCGTCGAAAGCAGAAACTATCACAGAAACGGACGGGTGAAGTTCTCATTCAAGATGTATTAAAGTCAcccaagttttaa
- the LOC101243444 gene encoding monocarboxylate transporter 2-like — protein sequence MILGEKYKYRWVVLCMAAVINGLTWGLLYSIGVIYSSWLTCFNEPASYVSVAGSLPLTIGSLGGPLFRPTVNKLGLRVASFFGGVLMGAGIAVSHFAESVLTLCFTFGLVAGFGAGLANFSASVAVNEYFYRERSLAEGIMGAGLCVGMFLLSMLQQLFIETYTWQGTMLLTGGLCTHICLASLFFIPPNEVENHPLNIWRKSNLKLREEPKIMHEIEEAQRNNLITKKVDGGNPADKKGRWDFVKIWCDPRFILIIASDFLSWVALYVPYVHLVERARTQDISESTSAWLSPVIGFGGLLGRPLVGFAADFFKIHPFWAYTTVQMLCGIGTFLSPFWSSLEGLFVFAVYFGLLSSGYGFIKASAAKILGPTNYMDAFSWMLLFEGIGTFLGPTVGGAIFDVTQSYDWTFRFAGACLIISAAICVSKPLIDRQAKNSYIFRQAEQSVVN from the exons ATGATACTAggagaaaaatacaaatatcgTTGGGTAGTGTTGTGTATGGCGGCTGTGATCAATGGCTTAACATGGGGGCTGCTGTATTCTATTGGTGTGATATACTCAAGTTGGCTTACTTGTTTCAATGAACCAGCGAGTTATGTATCTGTGGCAGGAAGTTTGCCATTGACCATTGGAAGCTTGGGAG GTCCACTTTTTCGACCAACGGTTAATAAGTTGGGTTTACGGGTGGCTAGTTTCTTCGGGGGTGTTTTGATGGGTGCCGGAATTGCAGTAAGCCACTTCGCTGAGTCTGTTCTTACACTTTGCTTTACATTTGGTCTTGTGGCAG GCTTCGGAGCTGGCCTGGCAAACTTCAGTGCTTCAGTTGCGGTAAATGAATATTTCTACCGCGAACGGTCGCTTGCTGAAGGAATTATGGGCGCGGGCTTGTGTGTTGGCATGTTTCTACTGTCGATGCTGCAGCAGCTTTTCATTGAAACCTATACATGGCAG GGTACCATGTTACTCACTGGCGGACTATGCACACATATATGCCTCGCCAGTCTCTTCTTCATTCCGCCAAACGAAGTCGAAAATCACCCTCTAAATATTTGGAGAAAATCAAACTTAAAATTGAGGGAGGAACCGAAGATAATGCATGAGATTGAAGAAGCTCAAAGAAACAACCTTATCACTAAAAAAGTGGACggag GTAATCCGGCAGACAAGAAGGGCCGTTGGgactttgtaaaaatttggTGCGACCCAAGGTTCATACTCATAATTGCATCAGATTTCTTGAGTTGGGTTGCCCTGTACGTTCCATACGTCCATCTTGTTGAGCGGGCAAG gaCTCAAGACATTTCTGAAAGTACGTCTGCATGGCTTTCGCCGGTAATTGGGTTTGGAGGGCTACTGGGTCGGCCTTTAGTCGGCTTTGCTGCGGATTTCTTTAAAATTCACCCCTTTTGGGCCTATACTACAGTGCAG ATGCTTTGTGGAATTGGAACATTTCTCAGTCCGTTCTGGTCCAGCTTAGAAGGTCTTTTCGTGTTCGCTGTCTATTTTGGCCTTCTGTCCAGTGGATACGGGTTTATTAAAGCAAGTGCCGCAAAAATTCTTGGTCCAACCAACTACATGGATGCATTTAGTTGGATGTTACTGTTTGAGGGGATAGGCACTTTTCTTGGACCTACAGTTGGTG GAGCCATTTTTGACGTGACGCAGTCTTATGATTGGACTTTCCGATTTGCTGGCGCCTGTCTTATAATCTCAGCAGCTATTTGCGTATCAAAACCACTTATTGATCGGCAAGCTAAAAATTCCTACATTTTTCGGCAAGCAGAACAGAGTGTagttaattga